The Emys orbicularis isolate rEmyOrb1 chromosome 21, rEmyOrb1.hap1, whole genome shotgun sequence genome has a segment encoding these proteins:
- the LOC135893212 gene encoding sphingolipid delta(4)-desaturase/C4-monooxygenase DES2-like, with the protein MGNRVTRDDFEWVYTDQPHTERRKEILAKYPEIKKLMGPDPQLKWVVSLMVLIQLVACYLVKDLPWKWAFFWAYAFGGCLNHSMTLAIHDISHNVAFGNKEAKWNRLFGMFANLPIGVPYATSFKKYHVDHHRYLAGDGLDVDIPTAFEGRFFHSPPRKILWLFLQPVFYILRPLYVNPKPFTGLEVINVAVQLAYDLLIYSLWGPKPVFYMIAGSTLAMGIHPISGHFIAEHYMYLKGYDTFSYYGPLNWLTFNVGYHMEHHDFPSIPGSRLPLVKKIAAEYYDHLPYHTSWVCVLWDFIFCDSLGPFARVKRKYKVAKVE; encoded by the exons CCAAGTACCCTGAGATCAAGAAGCTGATGGGTCCAGATCCCCAGCTGAAGTGGGTGGTGTCCCTGATGGTGCTGATCCAGCTGGTGGCCTGCTACTTGGTGAAGGACCTGCCTTGGAAGTGGGCCTTCTTCTGGGCTTACGCCTTCGGGGGCTGCCTCAACCACTCCATGACGCTGGCCATCCACGACATCTCCCACAACGTGGCCTTCGGCAACAAGGAGGCCAAGTGGAACCGCCTTTTCGGCATGTTCGCCAACCTGCCCATCGGGGTCCCCTATGCCACCTCCTTCAAGAAGTACCACGTCGACCACCACCGCTACCTGGCCGGGGACGGGCTCGATGTGGACATCCCCACGGCCTTCGAGGGACGGTTCTTCCACTCGCCGCCCCGCAAGATCCTCTGGCTCTTCCTGCAGCCCGTTTTCTACATCCTGCGGCCCCTCTATGTCAACCCCAAGCCCTTCACTGGCCTGGAGGTGATCAATGTTGCCGTGCAGCTGGCTTACGACCTCTTGATCTACTCCTTGTGGGGGCCCAAGCCTGTCTTCTACATGATCGCCGGCTCCACGCTGGCCATGGGGATCCACCCCATCTCCGGACACTTCATCGCTGAGCACTACATGTATCTCAAGGGCTACGACACCTTCTCCTACTACGGCCCCCTGAACTGGCTGACCTTCAACGTGGGTTATCACATGGAGCACCACGATTTCCCCAGCATCCCGGGCAGCAGGCTGCCGCTG GTGAAGAAGATTGCTGCTGAGTACTACGACCATCTGCCCTACCACACCTCCTGGGTCTGCGTCctctgggacttcatcttctgtGACTCTCTGGGGCCCTTTGCCCGCGTGAAGAGGAAGTACAAAGTGGCCAAGGTGGAGTGA